A region of Nakaseomyces glabratus chromosome M, complete sequence DNA encodes the following proteins:
- the DUS4 gene encoding tRNA dihydrouridine synthase (CAGL0M09911g~Ortholog(s) have tRNA dihydrouridine synthase activity, role in tRNA modification and mitochondrion localization), which translates to MIEVPVPKELTKENDPLHIIKTRAQTHGRPATIAGPMVRYSKLPFRQTCRQYDTDIVYTPMILAREFVRNQQARIADLTTNKNDTPLIVQVGVNNVGDLMKFAEMVAPFCDGIGINCGCPIREQIREGIGCALIYNPDLLCEMVKSVKSKYGAKLRLETKIRIHDDWDVTVNLCRRLCDSGVDWITIHGRTRTTRSSQPVNLEAIKYIVDKIKDKNVPVVANGDCFTMKDFKHISDYTGVQGVMAVRGVLANPALFAGHDKCPWGCVEWFWYWTTEYNTLPFALTQHHLYCMLENMGIRRKLLKEMMLQRSYPELLDWFDTNFVMHRHGDKEFGTTIDPQLKTN; encoded by the coding sequence TAGCTGGGCCAATGGTGAGGTATTCAAAGTTGCCATTTAGACAAACATGTAGGCAGTACGATACGGATATAGTTTACACACCCATGATTCTAGCGCGTGAGTTTGTAAGGAATCAGCAGGCTAGAATTGCGGATCTGActacaaacaaaaatgataCACCCTTGATCGTGCAAGTAGGTGTGAACAACGTTGGTGATTTGATGAAGTTCGCTGAGATGGTTGCCCCATTCTGCGATGGTATTGGAATTAACTGTGGGTGTCCTATCAGAGAACAGATACGGGAAGGTATCGGCTGTGCGTTGATCTATAACCCAGACTTGTTATGTGAAATGGTTAAAAGTGTCAAGAGTAAGTATGGTGCCAAGTTAAGATTGGAGACAAAGATAAGAATTCATGATGATTGGGACGTTACAGTTAATCTGTGTCGCAGATTATGTGATAGCGGCGTTGATTGGATAACAATTCATGGGCGCACGCGGACCACAAGGTCATCACAACCAGTTAATCTTGAAGCTATAAAGTACATTGTagataaaatcaaagacAAGAATGTACCTGTTGTGGCTAACGGAGATTGCTTTACCATGAAAGATTTCAAACATATTAGCGATTATACAGGTGTACAAGGCGTAATGGCTGTGCGCGGTGTGCTTGCAAATCCTGCACTATTTGCAGGCCATGATAAATGTCCCTGGGGGTGTGTCGAATGGTTTTGGTACTGGACTACCGAGTATAACACCTTGCCGTTTGCATTAACACAGCATCACCTATATTGTATGCTGGAAAACATGGGTATAAGACGTAAATTACTCAAGGAGATGATGTTGCAAAGGAGCTACCCAGAACTTTTAGACTGGTTTGACACAAACTTTGTTATGCATCGACATGGAGACAAAGAATTTGGCACCACCATTGATCCTCAACTGAAGACTAACTAG